From Nevskia ramosa DSM 11499, the proteins below share one genomic window:
- the yghU gene encoding glutathione-dependent disulfide-bond oxidoreductase, with the protein MTDSTAYTPPKIWTWENENGGHFASINRPIAGPTHDKELPVGKHPLQLYSLATPNGVKVTLMLEELLAAGHAGAEYDAWLIRILEGDQFSSGYVLANPNSKIPVLVDHGTQSPIRVFESGSILLYLAEKFGAFLPTSAYERTQALNWLFWQMGSAPYLGGGFGHFYAYAPSKMEYPINRFTMEVKRQLDVLNRQLGEHQYLAGSEYSIADMAVWPWYGGLVLGRLYGAAEFLQAESYEHVMRWAREIDARPAAKRGQMVNRNWGEPAGQLVERHDASDFELRTQDKIGAKP; encoded by the coding sequence ATGACCGATTCAACTGCCTACACCCCGCCGAAGATCTGGACCTGGGAAAACGAGAACGGCGGACATTTCGCCAGCATCAATCGCCCGATCGCCGGGCCGACCCACGACAAGGAACTGCCAGTCGGCAAGCATCCGCTGCAGCTATATTCGCTGGCGACGCCGAATGGCGTGAAGGTCACCCTGATGCTCGAAGAACTGCTGGCCGCCGGCCATGCCGGTGCCGAGTACGACGCTTGGCTGATCCGCATTCTGGAAGGCGACCAGTTCTCCAGCGGCTATGTCCTGGCCAACCCGAACTCGAAGATTCCGGTGCTGGTGGATCACGGCACGCAGTCGCCGATCCGGGTGTTCGAGTCCGGTTCGATCCTGCTGTACCTCGCCGAGAAGTTCGGCGCCTTCCTGCCGACCAGCGCCTATGAGCGCACGCAGGCCTTGAACTGGCTGTTCTGGCAGATGGGCAGCGCGCCGTATCTCGGCGGCGGCTTCGGCCATTTCTATGCTTATGCGCCGTCGAAGATGGAGTACCCGATCAATCGCTTCACGATGGAAGTGAAGCGCCAGCTCGACGTGTTGAACCGGCAGCTCGGCGAACATCAGTATCTGGCCGGTTCCGAGTACTCGATCGCCGACATGGCCGTGTGGCCCTGGTATGGCGGCCTGGTGCTGGGACGGCTGTACGGCGCCGCCGAGTTCCTGCAGGCCGAGAGCTACGAGCACGTCATGCGCTGGGCCCGGGAGATCGATGCGCGGCCTGCCGCCAAGCGTGGCCAGATGGTCAACCGCAACTGGGGCGAGCCTGCCGGTCAGCTGGTCGAACGTCATGACGCCAGCGACTTCGAGCTGCGCACGCAGGACAAGATCGGCGCGAAGCCTTGA
- a CDS encoding TetR/AcrR family transcriptional regulator has product MALARATDAFWSTGFSGTSLDRLCEATDMNRPSLYLAFGDKRALYLAALGQYIEQSSQAIAAALDYDLPLAVALTQLYEFTLTVYLPKAANARGCFMISTAVPEAMDDDEIRSLLRAAVTEFDRLVCARLLHARQIGELPEASDPATLASIATAVVHTLAIRARAGEPRKALMAIAAAAVMMICGPAGPAARTGRRCAVR; this is encoded by the coding sequence GTGGCGCTCGCACGCGCCACCGATGCGTTCTGGTCGACGGGCTTCTCCGGGACTTCGCTGGATCGGCTCTGCGAAGCCACCGACATGAATCGCCCCAGCCTCTATCTGGCCTTCGGCGACAAGCGAGCGTTGTATCTCGCTGCGCTCGGCCAATACATCGAGCAATCGAGCCAGGCCATCGCCGCTGCGCTCGACTACGACCTTCCACTCGCCGTGGCGCTGACGCAGCTCTACGAATTCACGCTGACGGTCTATCTGCCGAAGGCAGCCAACGCACGCGGCTGCTTCATGATCAGCACGGCGGTGCCGGAAGCGATGGACGACGACGAGATTCGCTCGCTGCTCCGTGCAGCGGTTACCGAGTTCGATCGACTGGTGTGCGCTCGTCTGCTCCATGCCCGGCAGATCGGCGAGCTGCCGGAAGCAAGCGATCCGGCCACGCTGGCAAGCATCGCCACCGCCGTGGTTCACACGCTGGCGATTCGAGCCAGAGCGGGTGAACCCAGGAAAGCGCTGATGGCGATCGCCGCTGCCGCTGTCATGATGATCTGCGGGCCGGCCGGCCCTGCTGCCCGGACAGGACGTCGCTGCGCGGTGCGGTAA
- a CDS encoding alpha/beta fold hydrolase yields MAIDEIKHCRIESNGLDVGYVSRGEGPLVMFLHGFPDTYRGFLPILDQVAAAGYRAVAPALRGYAHSAIAPDGDYRVEASAKDVLGIADALGADRFSIVGHDWGAVTAYATSNLAPERIARMITAGVPHTGHFLLNIRLRQLIRSSYMLRFQLPWLPEWEIPRKDFAWIEELIREWSPGWNFGEAEMRPLKDNFEDPQRLKAALSYYRQLPRSLISSPSRRLIFAPVATPTRMLYGLRDGCIGPELFQSQERRFSKGLDLIPLDAGHFMQWEQPDVFARLVIDFLKAA; encoded by the coding sequence TTGGCAATCGACGAGATCAAGCACTGCCGCATCGAATCGAACGGCCTGGACGTGGGCTATGTCAGCCGCGGGGAAGGGCCGCTGGTGATGTTCCTTCACGGCTTCCCGGATACCTACCGCGGCTTCCTGCCGATCCTCGATCAGGTAGCGGCTGCGGGTTATCGAGCCGTGGCACCAGCCCTTCGCGGCTATGCGCACAGCGCGATCGCGCCGGATGGCGACTACCGCGTGGAAGCTTCGGCCAAGGATGTTCTTGGCATTGCCGATGCGCTCGGCGCCGATCGCTTTTCGATCGTCGGCCATGACTGGGGCGCCGTCACCGCTTACGCCACATCCAACCTGGCACCGGAGCGCATTGCCCGAATGATCACGGCGGGTGTGCCGCATACCGGACATTTCCTGCTCAACATCCGGCTTCGGCAACTGATTCGATCCAGCTACATGCTGCGCTTCCAGCTGCCGTGGCTGCCCGAGTGGGAAATCCCGCGCAAGGATTTCGCGTGGATCGAAGAACTCATCCGCGAATGGTCTCCAGGCTGGAACTTCGGGGAGGCAGAAATGCGTCCACTGAAGGACAACTTCGAGGACCCGCAACGGCTGAAGGCAGCACTCTCGTACTACCGACAGCTTCCCCGCAGCCTCATCAGCTCCCCGTCACGGCGGCTGATCTTCGCGCCGGTCGCGACGCCCACCCGCATGCTCTACGGCCTGCGCGACGGCTGTATCGGCCCTGAGCTGTTCCAAAGCCAGGAGCGGCGGTTCTCCAAGGGGCTGGACCTGATCCCGCTGGACGCAGGGCACTTCATGCAATGGGAGCAGCCTGATGTCTTCGCTAGGCTGGTGATCGATTTTCTGAAAGCGGCTTGA
- a CDS encoding carbonic anhydrase: protein MATLIIGCVDPRVDPVDIFKLQAGEAAVIRNIGGRVDKTVFQTMAVLRAVAQAAGKDVGAGWNLIVLHHTDCGITGCFHHAPELLAKYLGVAVTDLDALAVTDPYKAVAIDVAALKANPQLPGGFTVTGLVYDVMTGRVETVVPPALLRAETKS from the coding sequence ATGGCCACACTGATCATCGGCTGCGTCGATCCCCGCGTCGATCCCGTCGACATCTTCAAGCTGCAGGCCGGCGAAGCCGCGGTCATCCGCAACATCGGCGGTCGAGTCGACAAGACCGTCTTTCAGACCATGGCGGTGCTCCGTGCCGTGGCGCAGGCCGCCGGCAAGGACGTGGGCGCGGGATGGAACCTCATCGTTCTGCATCACACCGATTGCGGCATCACCGGCTGCTTTCATCACGCGCCGGAACTGCTGGCGAAGTATCTCGGCGTGGCCGTCACCGATCTCGACGCATTGGCCGTCACTGATCCCTACAAGGCGGTTGCCATCGATGTCGCCGCCTTGAAAGCCAATCCTCAGCTGCCCGGCGGCTTCACGGTCACCGGCCTCGTCTACGACGTCATGACCGGTCGCGTCGAAACCGTTGTGCCGCCGGCTCTCCTGCGTGCCGAAACCAAGTCCTGA
- a CDS encoding LysR family transcriptional regulator, with translation MDLRQLKYFIAVAEERSFSRAALRLHVSQPPLSTQLKALEDELGVRLLDRTNRGVSLTAAGQVFFDEMRAVLARLERGKEMARNAGRGDVGTLSIGFVSIADYGILPPALKEFRSLYPGVEVHLHELTTDAQVREIRAARLDLGIGLGPLDAPDLHFEAVAQEQLMLAAPTGHRLTRGDKAVDLKTLANESFIIPPRDIAPGLFDLIIGECRAVGFAPRITQQARQMQTVISLVACGMGFALVPASVQNLRRQGVQYRPLQGAAAAIELGILRPRDDDDPVSRNFVETLLRVAQTADGPTG, from the coding sequence GTGGATCTGCGCCAGCTCAAGTACTTCATCGCCGTTGCCGAGGAGCGCAGCTTCTCGCGAGCAGCGCTGCGCCTGCATGTGTCGCAGCCACCGTTGTCGACCCAGCTCAAAGCGCTCGAGGATGAACTGGGTGTGCGGCTGCTGGACCGGACCAATCGCGGCGTCAGCCTGACCGCCGCTGGCCAGGTGTTCTTCGACGAGATGCGTGCCGTGCTGGCGCGGCTCGAGCGCGGCAAGGAGATGGCTCGCAATGCCGGACGGGGCGATGTCGGCACCCTGTCGATCGGCTTCGTGTCGATCGCCGACTACGGCATCCTGCCGCCGGCACTGAAGGAGTTCCGCAGCCTGTATCCGGGTGTGGAAGTGCATCTCCACGAACTGACCACGGATGCCCAGGTTCGCGAGATCCGCGCCGCCCGCCTCGATCTCGGCATCGGTCTCGGGCCGCTCGACGCACCGGATCTGCATTTCGAAGCCGTGGCCCAGGAGCAGCTGATGCTGGCGGCGCCGACCGGGCATCGCCTGACCCGAGGCGACAAGGCGGTGGACCTCAAGACCCTGGCGAACGAAAGCTTCATCATCCCGCCACGAGACATCGCTCCGGGCCTGTTCGACCTGATCATCGGCGAGTGCCGCGCCGTGGGTTTCGCGCCACGGATCACCCAGCAAGCGCGCCAGATGCAGACCGTGATCAGCCTCGTCGCCTGCGGCATGGGCTTCGCGCTGGTTCCGGCCTCCGTGCAGAACCTGCGCCGGCAAGGCGTTCAGTACCGGCCGCTGCAAGGGGCGGCCGCAGCGATCGAGCTCGGCATCCTCAGACCACGTGATGACGATGACCCGGTCAGCAGGAACTTCGTCGAGACCTTGTTGCGGGTGGCGCAGACGGCAGATGGTCCGACCGGCTGA
- the ilvD gene encoding dihydroxy-acid dehydratase, which translates to MPALRSRTSTAGRNMAGARALWRATGMKDGDFGKPIIAVANSFTQFVPGHVHLKDLGQLVISEIDKAGGVGKEFNTIAVDDGIAMGHDGMLYSLPSRDLIADSIEFMCNAHTADALVCISNCDKITPGMLMAALRLNIPVIFVSGGPMEAGRTMLAGKPVSLDLIDAMVAAADDRVSDADVQTIERSACPTCGSCSGMFTANSMNCLTEALGLALPGNGSLLATHADREKLFREAGRRIVELALRYYRDDDERALPRSIASQAAFENAMSLDIAMGGSSNTVLHLLAAAQEGGIDFTMQDIDRLSRRVPTLCKVAPSSSMHLEDVHRAGGVMAILGELDRAGLLDTSLPTVHSTTLATALERWDVARSSDADVQTFFRAGPAGIPTQRAFSQDCRYPDLDLDRAKGCIRSAASAFSADGGLAVLSGNLAERGCIVKTAGVDESLLVFRGPAIVFESQDAAVEAILASRVKAGDAVIIRYEGPRGGPGMQEMLYPTSYLKSKGLGKHCALITDGRFSGGTAGLSIGHVSPEAAEGGSIALIETGDVILIDIPQRIIRVEIDDATLAQRRAAQLAKGWKPASPRKRQVSTALKVYAALTTSADKGAVRNRDLLDA; encoded by the coding sequence ATGCCCGCTCTCCGCTCCCGCACCAGTACCGCTGGCCGCAATATGGCTGGCGCCCGCGCGCTGTGGCGAGCCACCGGCATGAAGGATGGCGACTTCGGCAAGCCGATCATCGCGGTGGCCAATTCCTTCACCCAGTTCGTGCCCGGCCATGTGCATCTGAAGGACCTCGGCCAGCTGGTGATCAGCGAGATCGACAAGGCCGGCGGCGTCGGCAAGGAGTTCAACACCATCGCCGTCGACGACGGCATCGCCATGGGTCACGACGGCATGCTCTACAGCCTGCCGTCGCGTGATCTGATCGCCGACAGCATCGAATTCATGTGCAACGCGCACACTGCGGATGCTCTGGTCTGCATCTCGAACTGCGACAAGATCACGCCGGGCATGCTGATGGCCGCACTCCGCCTGAACATCCCGGTGATCTTCGTCTCCGGCGGGCCGATGGAAGCCGGCCGCACGATGCTCGCCGGCAAGCCGGTGTCGCTGGACTTGATCGATGCGATGGTCGCTGCCGCCGATGACCGGGTATCCGATGCCGACGTGCAGACCATCGAGCGCTCGGCGTGCCCCACCTGCGGCTCCTGCTCGGGCATGTTCACCGCCAATTCGATGAACTGCCTGACTGAGGCGCTGGGCCTGGCGCTGCCCGGCAACGGTTCGCTGCTGGCCACCCATGCCGATCGCGAAAAGCTGTTCCGTGAAGCCGGACGCCGGATCGTCGAACTGGCCTTGCGCTACTACCGGGACGACGACGAGCGCGCGCTGCCGCGCAGCATTGCCAGCCAGGCGGCGTTCGAGAATGCGATGTCGCTGGACATCGCGATGGGCGGTTCCAGCAACACCGTGCTGCACCTGCTTGCCGCGGCACAGGAAGGCGGCATCGATTTCACGATGCAGGACATCGATCGGCTGTCGCGACGGGTGCCGACCTTGTGCAAGGTCGCACCTTCAAGCTCGATGCATCTGGAAGACGTGCATCGCGCCGGCGGCGTCATGGCCATCCTCGGCGAACTGGATCGCGCCGGCTTGCTCGATACGTCGCTGCCCACGGTGCACTCGACCACGCTGGCCACGGCACTCGAGCGCTGGGATGTGGCGCGCAGCAGCGATGCCGACGTGCAGACGTTCTTTCGCGCCGGCCCTGCCGGCATCCCGACCCAGCGCGCGTTCTCGCAGGACTGTCGGTATCCAGACCTCGATCTCGATCGCGCGAAGGGCTGCATACGCTCGGCAGCTTCCGCCTTCAGTGCCGATGGCGGTCTCGCGGTGCTGTCCGGCAACCTCGCGGAGCGCGGCTGCATCGTCAAGACCGCCGGGGTCGACGAAAGCCTGCTGGTGTTCCGTGGCCCGGCGATAGTCTTCGAAAGTCAGGACGCGGCGGTGGAAGCGATTCTCGCCAGCCGGGTGAAAGCCGGCGATGCGGTGATCATCCGCTACGAAGGTCCGCGCGGCGGCCCCGGCATGCAGGAGATGCTCTATCCGACCAGCTATCTGAAGTCGAAGGGCCTCGGCAAGCACTGCGCGCTGATCACCGATGGCCGCTTCTCCGGTGGCACCGCGGGGCTATCCATCGGCCATGTATCACCCGAGGCCGCCGAGGGCGGCAGCATCGCGCTGATCGAGACCGGCGACGTGATCCTGATCGACATTCCGCAACGGATCATTCGCGTGGAGATCGACGACGCCACGCTGGCGCAGCGTCGCGCGGCGCAGCTTGCGAAAGGCTGGAAGCCGGCGTCGCCTCGCAAGCGGCAAGTCAGCACCGCACTGAAGGTCTATGCCGCCTTGACCACCAGCGCCGACAAGGGCGCGGTGCGGAATCGGGACTTGCTCGACGCCTGA
- a CDS encoding M14 family metallopeptidase — translation MAAHDPYPIGTPGQPWGAAEVSAWRARQTCKRSYETDVLQAIETLRSRYEVVQYGRLDYHPARYPLFAVKSLDWHDDLPCVLVTGGVHGYETSGVLGALRFLDRHAAPCLGRVNLIVAPCVSPWGYETIQRWNMHAVDPNRSFREPSPAQEAEALMRLVAPLRERVIVHVDLHETTDTDESEFRPALAARDGIAHVPGEIPDGFYLVDDVEQPQPAFQQAVIAAVAAVTHIAPSDGDGKIIGSAVVAPGVIRYPLKRLGLCASVTTARYKTTTEVYPDSPRASPEQCVAAQVAAVTAAIDYALAH, via the coding sequence ATGGCCGCCCATGATCCCTACCCGATCGGCACTCCCGGACAGCCTTGGGGTGCTGCCGAAGTGTCGGCCTGGCGAGCGCGACAGACCTGCAAGCGCAGCTATGAGACGGACGTGCTGCAGGCCATCGAAACGCTGCGCTCCCGCTACGAGGTGGTGCAGTACGGACGACTGGACTATCACCCGGCGCGCTACCCGCTGTTTGCCGTCAAGAGCCTTGACTGGCATGACGACCTGCCCTGCGTGCTGGTCACCGGCGGCGTCCACGGCTACGAAACCAGCGGCGTTCTGGGCGCCCTGCGCTTTCTCGATCGCCACGCCGCGCCCTGTCTCGGCCGGGTCAATCTGATCGTCGCGCCCTGTGTCAGCCCCTGGGGCTACGAGACGATCCAGCGCTGGAACATGCATGCCGTCGACCCGAACCGGTCGTTCCGCGAGCCCAGCCCGGCGCAGGAAGCGGAAGCGCTGATGCGCCTCGTCGCGCCGCTGCGCGAGCGCGTGATCGTGCATGTCGATCTTCATGAAACCACCGATACCGACGAGTCCGAGTTTCGTCCGGCTCTCGCGGCTCGCGATGGCATCGCGCATGTTCCGGGCGAGATTCCCGATGGCTTCTATCTGGTCGACGATGTCGAGCAACCGCAGCCTGCGTTCCAGCAAGCCGTGATTGCCGCGGTGGCCGCGGTTACCCACATCGCCCCGTCCGACGGCGACGGCAAGATCATCGGATCGGCAGTTGTTGCGCCCGGCGTGATCCGCTATCCGCTGAAGCGGCTCGGGCTCTGCGCCAGCGTCACCACGGCCCGCTACAAGACCACGACCGAGGTCTATCCGGACAGCCCGCGCGCAAGTCCCGAGCAATGCGTCGCCGCGCAGGTGGCTGCAGTGACTGCCGCGATCGACTACGCGTTGGCGCACTGA
- a CDS encoding superoxide dismutase, which translates to MAFTLMKLPFDMEALQPTLSKETLEFHYGKHHKTYVETANKLIVGTEFENASLEETVKRSSGKLFNNTAQIWNHDFYWNSLTPDAIGPGDKIGSALSQSFGSVKAFKKTFEETAVGNFGSGWTWLVQKPDGSLAIVNTQGAATPLTTDDKALLTCDVWEHAYYIDYRNARPKYLEGYWSIANWSFAESRLG; encoded by the coding sequence ATGGCATTTACGTTGATGAAACTGCCTTTCGACATGGAAGCGCTGCAGCCGACGCTCTCGAAGGAAACGCTGGAATTCCATTACGGCAAGCACCACAAGACCTATGTCGAAACGGCCAACAAGCTGATCGTCGGCACCGAGTTCGAGAACGCTTCCCTGGAGGAAACCGTCAAGCGCTCCTCGGGCAAGCTTTTCAACAATACCGCCCAGATCTGGAATCACGATTTCTACTGGAACAGCCTGACACCGGACGCCATCGGCCCCGGTGACAAGATCGGCTCGGCCTTGAGCCAGAGTTTCGGCAGCGTCAAGGCTTTCAAGAAGACGTTCGAAGAGACCGCCGTCGGGAATTTCGGCTCGGGCTGGACCTGGCTCGTGCAGAAGCCCGATGGCAGCCTCGCAATCGTCAACACCCAGGGTGCCGCCACCCCGCTGACCACCGACGACAAGGCGCTCCTGACCTGCGACGTCTGGGAGCACGCCTACTACATCGACTATCGAAACGCCCGGCCCAAATACCTGGAAGGCTACTGGAGCATCGCCAACTGGAGCTTCGCCGAAAGCCGGCTTGGCTGA
- a CDS encoding DNA topoisomerase IB has translation MGLSNLSMPSPERLSALEAGLIHVSDRKPGIIRERHGDGFRYRGKDGVLIADENLLTRLRKLAIPPAYEQVWICPHPNGHLQATGRDARGRKQYRYHVRWRTVRDTSKYDRMQAFGLRLPAIRRRVEQDLRLPGLPREKVLAVILRLLETTLIRVGNDEYARDNGSFGLTTLRNRHVDIAGGRLRFSFVGKSGIRHEAGVEDARLVRIIKRCMELPGQELFQYLDESGERRTLGSADVNDYLRNASGAEFTAKDYRTWAGSVMAYRALCKPLGQSAEELPTVRRVVEVIKDIAAGLGNTPAVCRKCYVHPAVLDAYMDGRLGNVIPAKPKRGLKIDEAAFLQFISALTSRRTARKPATK, from the coding sequence ATGGGTCTGTCGAACCTCAGCATGCCCAGCCCGGAGCGGCTGTCGGCCCTGGAGGCGGGACTGATTCATGTCAGTGATCGGAAGCCCGGCATCATCCGCGAACGGCACGGCGACGGCTTTCGTTACCGCGGCAAGGATGGCGTCTTGATTGCCGATGAAAACCTGCTGACGCGTCTGCGGAAGCTCGCCATTCCGCCAGCCTATGAACAGGTCTGGATCTGTCCTCATCCCAACGGCCACCTCCAGGCGACTGGGCGCGATGCCCGCGGCCGGAAGCAGTATCGGTATCACGTCCGCTGGCGGACAGTCCGCGACACCAGCAAGTACGACCGCATGCAGGCGTTCGGCTTGCGCCTGCCAGCGATCCGGCGGCGAGTCGAACAGGATCTGCGTCTTCCCGGATTGCCGCGCGAGAAGGTTCTCGCGGTCATTCTTCGCCTGCTCGAGACGACGCTGATCCGCGTCGGCAATGACGAGTATGCACGCGACAACGGCAGCTTCGGCCTGACCACGCTGCGCAATCGTCACGTCGATATTGCCGGCGGCCGTTTGCGCTTCTCGTTCGTCGGCAAGAGCGGCATCCGCCACGAGGCGGGTGTTGAAGATGCGCGGCTGGTTCGCATCATCAAGCGCTGCATGGAATTGCCGGGTCAGGAGCTGTTCCAGTACCTCGACGAAAGCGGCGAGCGTCGCACCCTGGGCTCTGCAGACGTCAACGACTATCTGCGAAATGCCTCCGGCGCCGAGTTCACGGCGAAGGATTACCGAACCTGGGCCGGCAGTGTCATGGCCTATCGGGCCCTGTGCAAACCGCTGGGCCAATCAGCGGAAGAATTGCCGACGGTGCGTCGTGTCGTCGAGGTCATCAAGGACATCGCTGCGGGCCTTGGCAACACGCCTGCGGTCTGTCGCAAGTGCTATGTGCATCCGGCGGTGCTGGATGCCTACATGGACGGCCGCTTGGGCAACGTGATTCCGGCAAAACCCAAACGTGGCCTGAAGATCGACGAAGCTGCATTCCTGCAATTCATCAGCGCGCTGACCAGCCGCCGTACTGCCAGGAAGCCGGCAACGAAGTAG
- a CDS encoding AI-2E family transporter, with product MSQLQGRAQGIDVAHVLKNIAWAVGLIVLFAVVGRFLLLVFAAALIAVAFSILARLVKRWTGMSTTAALGIVCVVILALLVVLGIFSGPSLIDQGQQLGTQLMTWQKETHGWLGQRGWGRQLLERLNSGQGTEAVSQAGGAVMGIFGALGALLVAVAAALYFAGDPGLYVHGVIRLFPPERRERMREIFDACGATLSRWLLGQAIGMAFVTILVYVGLTVLGVPLAPLLALIAGLLNFVPYVGAFAGSVPALMVAANGDPQTMIWVAVLFLAVQMIHGYVIDPRIQEKTASLPPAMSILSQTVLGMLFGIIGIVLATPILAVLITIVRMAYVEDVLEQPKEAVDDSLAVADEPAAALEQA from the coding sequence ATGAGTCAATTACAAGGTCGTGCCCAAGGCATCGACGTTGCCCATGTGCTGAAGAACATCGCCTGGGCGGTCGGCCTGATCGTGCTGTTTGCCGTGGTCGGCCGCTTTCTTCTGCTGGTGTTCGCAGCCGCCCTGATCGCCGTGGCATTCAGCATTCTGGCCAGATTGGTCAAGCGATGGACCGGCATGTCGACCACAGCCGCTCTCGGCATCGTCTGCGTGGTGATACTGGCACTGCTGGTCGTGCTGGGCATCTTCAGCGGCCCGAGTCTGATCGACCAGGGCCAGCAACTCGGCACGCAGTTGATGACCTGGCAGAAGGAAACGCACGGATGGCTCGGCCAACGTGGCTGGGGTCGGCAACTGCTCGAACGACTCAACTCGGGACAAGGCACTGAAGCCGTGAGTCAGGCGGGCGGGGCCGTGATGGGGATCTTCGGTGCGCTCGGCGCATTGCTGGTCGCCGTTGCGGCAGCGCTGTACTTCGCCGGCGATCCCGGCTTGTACGTCCACGGCGTGATCCGGCTGTTTCCGCCGGAACGTCGTGAGCGCATGCGCGAGATCTTCGACGCCTGCGGCGCAACGCTGAGCCGCTGGTTGCTGGGTCAGGCCATCGGCATGGCTTTCGTCACGATACTGGTCTATGTCGGCCTGACGGTACTGGGCGTGCCGCTGGCGCCACTGCTGGCGCTGATTGCCGGCTTGCTGAATTTCGTGCCGTACGTCGGCGCCTTCGCCGGTTCGGTACCGGCGCTGATGGTGGCCGCCAATGGCGATCCGCAAACGATGATCTGGGTCGCCGTGCTGTTCCTGGCCGTGCAGATGATCCACGGCTACGTCATCGATCCGCGCATTCAGGAAAAGACCGCCAGTCTGCCGCCGGCCATGTCGATCCTGTCGCAGACCGTGCTCGGCATGCTGTTCGGCATCATCGGCATCGTGCTGGCAACGCCGATCCTCGCCGTGCTCATCACCATTGTCCGCATGGCCTATGTCGAGGACGTGCTGGAGCAACCCAAGGAGGCGGTGGATGACTCGCTTGCCGTCGCAGACGAGCCCGCCGCTGCTCTGGAGCAAGCTTAG
- a CDS encoding Ku protein, with product MPRPVWKGAITFGLVHIPIALYPATEDSGIDFDWLDKRSMDPVGYKRVNKRTGRDIAKENVVKGIKQEDGEYVVLSEDEIKAAFPKSTQTIEIECFVKASEIAFPLLEKPYILEPVGKSGKVYALLRESMLTADVIGIARIIMHTKEHLAALMPLGSALMLNTIRWESEIRSTEGLKLPAAGKAAASLKAGELKMGAQLIHDMTAKWQHKDYTDSFSTAINKLVSRKIKAGETEHVEPIEEAPTEARGSNVIDLTELLANSLAKRKQGAGHAQPAAAEKAASKPKRKRAG from the coding sequence ATGCCGCGTCCCGTATGGAAAGGTGCGATCACCTTCGGGCTCGTGCACATCCCCATAGCCCTGTATCCCGCGACCGAGGACAGCGGCATCGATTTCGACTGGCTCGACAAACGCTCGATGGACCCGGTGGGCTACAAGCGCGTCAACAAGCGCACCGGCCGTGATATCGCCAAGGAAAACGTCGTCAAGGGCATCAAGCAGGAAGATGGCGAATACGTCGTGCTCAGCGAAGACGAGATCAAGGCGGCCTTCCCGAAATCGACTCAGACCATCGAGATCGAATGCTTCGTCAAGGCCAGCGAGATCGCCTTCCCGCTGCTGGAGAAGCCGTACATCCTCGAGCCGGTCGGCAAGAGCGGGAAGGTCTACGCGCTGCTGCGCGAATCGATGCTGACCGCCGACGTGATCGGCATCGCCCGGATCATCATGCACACCAAGGAACATCTGGCGGCCTTGATGCCGCTCGGTTCAGCCTTGATGCTCAACACCATCCGCTGGGAAAGCGAGATCCGTTCGACCGAAGGCTTGAAGCTTCCGGCCGCCGGAAAAGCTGCCGCCAGCCTCAAGGCCGGTGAACTGAAGATGGGCGCCCAGCTCATCCACGACATGACCGCGAAATGGCAGCACAAGGACTACACCGACAGCTTCAGCACGGCGATCAACAAGCTGGTCAGTCGGAAGATCAAGGCAGGCGAAACCGAGCATGTGGAGCCGATCGAAGAAGCCCCGACCGAAGCACGGGGCTCGAACGTCATCGACCTGACCGAACTCCTTGCCAACAGCCTGGCGAAGCGCAAGCAAGGAGCCGGTCATGCGCAGCCTGCGGCGGCCGAAAAAGCCGCCAGCAAGCCGAAACGGAAACGCGCTGGCTAA